Genomic window (Candidatus Limnocylindrales bacterium):
CGTGCTTCCGCTGTCTCGCGCGCGCGAGGCGTACGAGACGAAGGGCAAGCGCGGGAAGTCGGTGGTGCAGATCGCTCAGCCGCCGCGCTGACGCGAAGAGTCGCCGCGCAGCTCGCGCTCGACTTCCCGATGCATGCGTTCGTGATCGGCGGCCGTTTCCCTGTGCGCGTAGCGCGTGCGCGAATCGGCGTGCTGCCCCTGTGCATCTCCCTGCGGCTGGCTCTTCGCGCTCCTGCCATCGTGGTCGAGCTTGCCGCCGTGCTTGTCGAAATGCTTGACGTCACCTTGCGGCTCTCGCGGCTGGCCGAGCTCGCCTTGTTTCCGCTGATTCTGTGGTTGCGACGAATTTCGGTGTTTCTTCGGGTGTTTCATCGCCTTCTCCATCAGGGCTCTCGTCTCTCCATCATTGTAAGCGAGGGACGCGGTCTTCCGGGTCATGCCGCAGAGGTGCTTGATCGGGCGGAGTGTCACGCGCGCTCGGCAGACGCGTCGACTCCATTGGTACCGCCGGCTGCGATCGCGCGAGCGCGAGCAGAAAGGCTGTCTGCAGTGCCGCATCCGTCAGGTAGATCGGCGAGATCGTCCCGTTCGCGGAGTACACGACATCGACGGCGAGGAAGCTGGCTGCCGTTGCCGCAGCCAGCGGCGGCGCGGCCTCGCTGCGGGAATGAAGAACGAGAGTACCGCCGATCGCCGTCGCAAGGAGCCCGACCATCCTGACGAGCCAATCGTCGGTCTTGCGACCCGTCACCGCCTCGAAGCTGCGCATGTGAACGACAGGCCAAAGTCCCGTTGCCAGATACCACGCGCCCTGCACCAGCAGGGTAGACCTTCGCGCACCCATCGACTTTCAGTCAGCATCGCTGTCGACCATTCGGCAAGGCCTCTTGGCTCGCTGATACTCGACCCCGGCCGCAGTCGGGTTTCCGCACGATCCGAGCCGACCTCGTCGAGTGCGGGAGCCTGGCAGTGAGAATTTCCAATCACGTCATCGGGAGATGATCAGACGTGATGGATGTGAAGGGTTTGGTGGAGCAGAAGGGATTCGAACCCTCGACCCCCACGTTGCGAACGTGGTGCTCTCCCAGCTGAGCTACTGCCCCAAACCCTGGTGTGACTGGCGAGTCCCGATTCCGTCCTAGATACGGTTGGGCTTGAGCTCGCCGGCTTCCTGTTCTGCCTTACATGCGATGCAAAGAGTAGTGACGGGGCGCGCCTTGAGGCGTCCGATCGAAATCACTTCTCCGCACTCCTCGCATTCCCCGAACGTTCCGTCGTCGATCCGGCGGAGCGTCTCCTCGATCTTGTCGATCAGCTTGCGTTCCCGGTCCCGGATCCGCAGGTCTCGCGTCGAGTCGCTTTCCCAGGCCGCGCGGTCGGTCGGATCGGGGAATGTCTCGGCAACGTCGCCCATCCTCGTGACCGTCTTGCCGGCATCTTCCATGAGCTGCGACCGCTGCGCGTGAAGCAGCCGGCGGAACATCTCGAGTTGCTCGGCAGTGAACGGGGTTCGGAACATCGCTTTCGTATCCGGTATAGGACGCCCCTCGGCGTTGCAGAACGGGGGATGGTAGCATCGCACCCTTCGGGAGCAAGTGAACTTCCGGACGGTCCGCCGCCCGCTCGCGAGGCCCAGCGCGCGACAGCGCTTGGCCGGAAGAGCAGCCGCAGCATCGCGGCCGAAAGGACATTGCGACATGAAAATCGCCCACTTCGAGGCCGCTTCCGGCATTGCCGGCGACATGACCGTTGCGTCCCTGCTCGACGCCGGCGCCACGCGCGGACTTTCGCTCGCAAGGCTGCGCGAGGCGCTGCTGGCTGTGCCCCTCGGGCACTACCGGATCGCCGCCAGCGAGGTCGAAGTCGGCGGAATCCGGGCGCTTCATTTCGACGTGGAGATCGAGCACGCCGCGCACTCGCACCACCGCCACTGGCCGGACATTCGCGAAATGCTCGAGACGGGCAGGCAGCGCGGGCTGCCGGAAGGTGCGTTTTCGCGGGCGGTTGCGATCTTCGAGGTGCTCGCGCGGGCAGAGGCGAAAGTTCACGGCGTCTCGATCGACGACGTGCACTTTCACGAGGTTGGCGCGGTCGATTCGATCGTCGATATCGTCGGCGCGGCCTGGTGTCTCGACCAGCTCGGCATCGATGCGTGCACGGTCGCGACGATTCCGACCGGCTCGGGCTTTGTCGATACCGAACACGGACGCCTCGCGATTCCGGCTCCCGCGACGGCAGCTCTGCTCGCAGGGTTCGACGTGAAAGCCGGCGACGGCGAAGGCGAGCTCGTGACGCCGACCGGCGCAGCGATCCTCGCCGCGATGGCAAAGCCGATGCGGCCGATCATGACGCTCGAGCAGGTGGGATGCGGCGCCGGGACCATGCGCCTTCGCGACCGGCCGAACGTGCTGCGGGTGTTCATCGGGAACGCCGACGAGGCGAGTGACGCGAACGTCGTCGTCATCGAAGCCGACATCGACGACATGACGCCTGCCGCGCTCGCTCATGCCTGCGAGCGGCTGCGCGCCGACGGTGCGCGCGACGTGAGCGTGCTGCCGCTTCAGATGAAGAAGAACCGCCTCGGCATGCGCGTGTCGGTGCTCGCCGATTACGGACTGCTCGAAAAGCTGTCGGCGTCCTTGATGCTGCATACGTCGAGCATCGGCGTCCGCTACCGCGCAGCCGGCCGCAGCGTGCTCGCCCGCCGAATCGACGTCGTCGAGACGGAATTCGGGAAGATCCGCGTCAAGACCGTGGTGCGCCCCGACGGCAGCGAGTCGGCCGAGCCCGAGTTCGAAGACGTCGCGCGCGCGGCCATCGCCGCCGCAAAACCATTCGCCGACGTACGCGCCGCCGCGCTGAAGTCGTAAATCGGGGACAGACACTGATTTTCGCGAAATCGGTGTCTGTCCCCGATTTGCCGATTTATCGGCCGAGCATGGCGTCGAGATCGAGATGCTGCTCGGCGAGATCGGCGAGGTGTTCGAGATCGTCGCGACGGTCTTCGGCGACGAACGGCATCGACCCGAGGTCGGTCGTTTCGGCGAAGCGCCCGATCACGGCGCGGTTGGTCTTGATCGCGAGCGCGAACTCCTCGTCGAACGCGACTTCGTTCATGACGAAGCCGACCGGCACGATTCCGGAGTTGCGCAGCGCCTGGAACGTCAGCAGCGCATGATTGATGCATCCGAGCCGCGACGCGACGACGCAGACGACCGGCAGTCCGAGATCGATGACGAGGTCCCGCGTGGTGCAGCCTTCGGCAAGCGGCACCATCAAGCCTCCCGCGCTTTCGACCAGAACAAAATCGGCGCTCGAGGCGATCCGCTTGAAATGCGCGATGAGCCGGTCGCGCTCGATCGTTCGACCCTCGGCTTCCGCAGCGACCAGCGGCGCCGCCGGCTCGGCGAACAGGTAAGCCGCCACGTCCGCTGGTTTCTGCCCCGACGCCGCTGCCATCCGCACGCAATCGGAGCCGACGAGCTCTCCGTCTTCGGTTCGGCATCCGGTTTCGACCGGCTTGCAGGCGGCGACGTTGATGCCGCGTCGCGCGAGCGCGCGCAGGATCGCACACGATACCATCGTTTTTCCGGCACCTGTGTCGGTGCCCGTCAGGAAGATTCCCCGCGCGCTCAAGCTCTCACCCGGAAATCAGCGAGTCGCGAGCTCGACGGCGCGCGCAACGGTTACGACGAGCTGCTCGAGCAGCGGCTCGGGCAACGAAAGCGGCGGCATCAGCACCATCGTATCGCCGAGCGGTCGGACGATGACGCCGCTCTCTCTCGCGATCAGCACGGCACGATGCGCGCGACGCTCGTCGGTATCGAAACGCACGCCGCGCTCCGGATCGCGCCACAGGTCGAACCCGACCATCAGGCCGACTTGCCGAACGGGACCGGTGCAAGAAAGCGGCGCGATGTGATCGGCGAGCAGCTCGGCGAGCCGGATCGCCGCGCGCGCCGCATGGGCAAGCGTGTTCTCGGTGCGGAACACGTCGAGACTCGCAATCGCAGCCGCGCATCCGAGCGGATTGCCGCCGTACGTGTGGCCGTGAAACAGCGCGCGGTACTCGGAAGGCCTGCCGGAAAACGCTTCGTAGACGTCTTCGGTCGCAAGCGTAGCGGCGAGCGGCAGGTAGCCGCCCGTGATGCCCTTCGCCAGGCACAGGATGTCCGGCGAGATGCCGGCCTGCTCGACGGCGAACATCGTGCCGGTGCGGCCGAAACCCGTCGCGACCTCGTCGCAGACCATCAGGCATCCGAAACGGTCGCAGAGCTCGCGCACGCCGCGCACGAACGACGCCGGCTGCGGCCAGATCCCGGCCGCGCCCTGCACGAGCGGCTCGAACACGACCGCGGCAACCGTCTCGCCTTCGCGCTGGAGCAGCGCTTCGAGGCGCGCAAGGCTCACGCTGGAGGCAGCTTCGAGCGAGGTTTCGTCGCACGCGCCGCGGCCCGCGATGGGCTCGCACAGATACGGCGGATCGAACTTCGAGACGCGGAACGTGATCGGCTCGTAGCCGCGATGAAACGGCTCGGAAAAACCGAGGCTGACCGATCCGATGGTATCGCCGTGATACGCCTCCGACAGCGTCACGAAGCGCGAGCGTCCGGGCTGCCCGCGCTGGAGCTGGTACTGGAACGCCATGCGAAGCGCGACTTCGACCGATGTCGATCCCGAGTCCGAGTAGAAGACCCGCGTTAGCGGTGCCGGCGTGATCTCGACGAGCCGCCGCGCCAGCTCGATCGCCGGCACGTGCGAAAGCCCGAGCATCGTCGAATGCTGCAGCCGGTCGAGCTGCGCGTGCAGCGCGGCGACAATTGCCGGGTGACCATGGCCGTGCACGTTGCACCACAGCGACGACACGCCGTCGAGATAACGCCTTCCCGCTGTGTCGGTCAGCCAGAAGCCTTCGGCCGACTCGACGATGATCGGATCGTACGACAGCCACTCGCTCGTCTGCGTGAACGGATGCCAGAGATGACGGCGGTCGTCCGCGAGAAGCTCGCTCGCTCGCGCCGTCGCGACCTCATCGGCGATCGGCGGCAGCGCGGATCCGGCGGGAAGCTCAGTCATGGACATCTCGAAGCACGCTCGCGAGCGCGCTCGCAGCTCCCGCGATCTGTTCGGACGTATGCGTGGCCATGAGACTGAGCCGCAGCCTCGAAGTTCCCGCCGGCACGGTCGGCGGCCGGATCGCGGCGACGTAGTAGCCGAGCTCGAGAAGACGGGCAGCGGCCGCGACCGCGCGACGCGCATCGCCGACCATGACCGGAAGAATCTGGCTGTCGAGGTTCGGTACGTCGAGGCCCGCATCGCGCAGGCTCTGTCCGAGAGCTCGCGCACGTGCGCGAAGCCCTGCCGCACGCTCTGGCTCGCGCGCGATCACGTCGAGCGCAGCGCCGGCTGCGGCTGCGGCCGAAGGCGGAAGCCCGGTCGTGAAGATGAACGGCCGCGCGCGATTGATCAGGTGGTCGATGAGCCGGCGCGATCCGGCCACATACGACCCGAAGCTCGCGAGCGCCTTTCCGAGCGTTCCCATGTGAATGTCGATGCGCGACGCGAGCCCGAGCTCTGCGGCAAGCCCCGCGCCGTTCGGGCCGAAAACGCCGGCAGCGTGCGCTTCATCGACCATCAGCCATGCGCCGTGCTCGCCCGCCGCATCGGCGATGGCCGCAAGCGGCGCCGCGTCGCCGTCCATCGAGAACACCGACTCGGTGATGACGAGGACCCGGCGCGCGTCTGCGCATCCTGCAAGTGTTTCGCGAAGGCTTTCGACGTCGTTATGCCGGTAGATGGCGACGCGCGCGCGCGACAGCCGGCATCCGTCGATGATGCTCGCATGGTTGAGCTCGTCGCTGACGACGACGTCGCCCGCGCCGACCAGCGAACAGATCACGCCGACGTTCGCGTGATATCCGGTCGAGAACAGCAGCGCGGCCTCAGAGCTTTTCCACGCGGCGATCCTCTCCTCGAGATCGGCGTGCGCCGTCATGTGCCCGGAGATCAGGCGTGACGAAACCGCGCTCGCGCCGAACGCGCGCGTCGCGCGTGCCGCGGCTTCGACGACTTCCGGATGATTGGCGAGACCGAGGTAATTGTTCGAGCAAAGCAGCACGGCCTCGCGGCCGTCGACGAGCACGGTCCCGTTCTGCGCGCCGCCGATGACGCGCAGCCGGCGAAGAAGCCCGCGGTCGTCGACCGCTCGAAGCTCTTCGGCGAGCACGCTGTCGAAATCGGGACGCGCGCGTGCGGCGTCGAGTGCTTCGCAAAGATCTGCCGCAGATTGGATGGATGTTGCCAACGATGGGGACCTGCCGGGCTGGCCGGGTGGCTAACATCGGGCCAGCCCGGCAGTCAACCGGCGTCCTCGCTTGCCGGTTTACACTTCCGAAGCCGTCTGTTGCCGGCAGCGCAGGATCACTGCCCGTCGTAATCGGCAGGGAACAGCGTCCAGCGCCCGGGTCGTGACGTCCATTCTGCGGTCACGTACGCGACGTCGTCACCGAAGTAGACCTGGGTCGTCATGACCGGGAGCGTCGCGGCCGAGAAATCGCCGTAGGCCGTCACGCGGATCGCGAAGCCGACTTCGCCGCGATCGACGCGCCGGCGAACGCGCAGCTTCGCGATGCCTTCGCGCACCGGCGAGCCGTCGTCGGGCGCACGGTAGAACCATCTCTTCTCGCCGCTGGCCTGGAGATCGACCGGCTTGACCTCGGCGCTGTAGATCACACCGTTGGCGTTGGTCAGCGAGACCACGAAACCGTCGACGAGCGGATTGATCGCGGACTCCGGCACCATCCTTCCGTGGAACGTGAATCTTCCGACGGACGGGCGCTCGCGGGCTTCGCTCGCGAGATCCTGCTCGAGCTCGGGGATGTAGATGATCGCCGGATCGCGCGCGAGCGGTACGCATGGCGGCGCGGGCTGGCACGCGTCCGTGCAGGTCGGCTCCGGTGCTTCGGCGCAGTCGGGATCCGCGCAATCGATCAGCCCGTCGCCGTCGTCGTCGATCAGGTTGTTGCATATCTCGTGATCGTCGGGGTCGCACGTCTCGCCGCAGCCGGTCTCGACGATGCCGTCGCCACAGACTGTGCCGGTGCCGGTGCACTGTCCTGCAACGCATTGGTCGTGCGGCGTGCACGGGCTGCCGTCGCTGCACGGCGCGTCGTTGTTGGTATGGCTGCACTCGCCCGATGGTGCGCAGAGGTCGTCGGTACAGGCGTTGCCGTCGTCGCACAGGGTATCGTCGGGGACGCTCTCGCACGCATCGGCCTGCTCGCTGCACCGGTCGACGGCGCAGCCTGTCGATCCCGAGCAGACCGGCGGCGGCCCGCTCCGGCAGCCGAGCGTCGGGCTGCAGATTTCCACGCCGTTGCAGAAAACGCCGTCGGCGCAGTCCGTATCGTCGGGAGTATGCCGGCACGCGTCGATCGAATCGTCACAGACGTCGGTCGTGCACGCGAACGGATCACTGCAGTCGACCGGCGCGCCTGGCTTGCAGCCCTTGTCGGTACAGGTTTCGACTCCGTCGCAGAACTCGCCGTTGCTGCACGCGTTGTCGCTCGGCGCGTGGGTGCATTTGTCGGTCGCCTCGTCGCACGCGTCGACGGTGCACGAGATCGAGTCGCCGCAGTCGACGGGTGTGCCTGGCTGACAGCCGACAAACGGGCTGCAGATCTCGGAGCCGTCGCAGAACTGGTGGTTGTCGCACGCGCGATCGTCCGTGGTGTGCGTGCAGCGGTCCTGCTGCTCGCTGCAGTCGTCGACGGTACACGAGATCCCGTCGCTGCAGTCGATCGGTGTGCCGGGTGCGCACGTTCCGGCGGGCGTGCAGATTTCCCGGCCGTTACAGAACTTGTTGTCCTGGCACTCGGCGCTTTCGGGAACCTGGACGCATCCGAAGCCGTCGGCCGCGTCGTTCATCGGATCGCAGATCGCGTCGTTGCATCCGATCGCGCGATCGGCGCACTCCGCATCGTTCTCGCAGAGCGGCTCCGGCACGAAAATGTCGATATCGAGCGGGGTAAGCGGACAGTTGCACTTGGCGGCCGTACCCGGCTGCACGTCGACCGGGCCGGTGCAGGTCTCGTTCGAGTTCTGCTGCCAGCTCGTGCAGTTGGCGACGTCGAGCTTGTGATTCTGGTTGGCGTCGACGCACGCGACGGTCACGCTCGTGACCGGCAGGTTGACGATCATCGAAGAGCTCGTGTCGCCGCAAAGATCGCCGTCGAGGTCGCGGAACGGCGACGGGCCCGTCGGCAGCGTCAACACGCGGCAGTCACCGACGAGCGCCTGCTCGCCGTCGGTGCCGATGAACAGCCCGATGTCGTAGCGTGAGGTCGCCGTCGTCACGACGGTGAGGGTCGCGTTGAACGTGACGGTATCGGTTTTCGACGTGCAACCGTCGTCGGTGATCACGACGTTGTTGATCGCGGTGATACGGATGTCGTTGGCAGTGCAGTTGAGCGGGGTGCCAAATCGCTCCTGGATGCACGGGAGTGCCGACGCGGTCGTCGCGGCTGCGAACGAGATGGCTGCCGACGAAGCGAGCGCGGCGAGCGCCAGCCGTCCATCGGTCCGACGGTCACTGCGAAGGGCCGTCCTGATCGTTTTCATGACGATCATGGCGCCCACCTCCTTTTTGCTCAGCCCCTTGCCCGTCTGTCCTGAACAGGACTTCAGACCGCGATTCGAATTTCCGGCAAGTCCGGCTGCGTTACGCGAGGCGGCGCGCAACGAGCGTGGCTGCAGGTTCGAAACCCGTCGCGCACGACAAAACAGCAGCCGTTGCGCGCCGTTCGTCGCTCGCTCGCACGCTTCGTCAAGTCGAAAATTTGCGCGACCGGCGCGCGGGCTTCGACGCAATCGCGTACCACGGCGTCGAGGGAAGACCCGTTCGCGCACGCAAAAAGATGCGAGCGCACGGTGATTTGCCGACCGACACACGCAGTTGCTCTGCAGTTGCGTCCGCTACGGGCGCGGACGCGCCGCCTGTCCGGAAAATCGCTTCGCAGTCATTGCCTGACGAAGCTCGTGCTTCTAGCCTCGAATCCGTGCAATGGAGGTGACCGATGGAATCCCGCTCGAAAGCGAAACGCAGCGATCCGTCTTCCGGTAAGAACGATCCGCCTTCCGCAAAGAAGAAGAAGGCTCCCGGCGCGAACCACTCCGGCGATGTGCCGGACGATTCCGATGCGGCCGACGCGACACTCGCGCTCGATCCCGGCTCGATGGAAGACGAAGAGATCGCGGCGTCGATCCGCGAACAGTTTCGCGAAGAAGTCGGCGACGATCTGGCCGGTGTCGCGGTGACGTGCCGCCGCGGATGCATCACGCTCGTCGGCGAGGTTGCAAGCGAGGAGCTTCGCGAGGTCGCGCGGCTCATCGTCGAGGACGAGAACGGCCTCGAGGTCCACGACCGGATTCTCGTCAGTCAGATCGCGGGAGAATCTCCGGGCGAAACCGAAGAAGGCGAACGGCCGCTTCCGGATGACATCCGGATCGTGCAGGACGACATCGACGCCGAGGACGTCTCGGGAGACATTCTCGAAGTGGAAGATGAAGGCGTCGGATTCATGGCTCCGTCGCGTCCGGTTCCGGAACGCTGAGGACGGGTTTCTTCGTGCGGCGGCTTCGAGCCGTCGCAACGAATCCCGCCGCCAGCTCCGGCGTAAGGCCGGGTCCAGGTTCGAGATCGACGTCGTTCCAGCGAAGCGGCTGATCGCACTTCGGACATCGGCTCTCGGCGCGTCCGACATGGCCGCAGGGCTTGTGACGGATCAGCAGCGGCGGGCCGGCGCCCTTGTCGAGCCAGCGGTCTCCCCACCGAAGCAGCGCCAGCATCACGTCGAAAAAGTCGGAACCCTTCTCGGTCAGCAGGTACTCGAACCGCCTGGGCTTGTCCTGGTACTGGCGGCGCTCGAGGAGGCCTTCGGCGACCAGGCGTGTGAGCCGCTGGGTCAGTACGTTGCGGCCGATCGAAAGCCCTTTCTGGAACTCTTCGAACCGCGTCGCGCCGAGGAACGCCTCGCGGATGACGAGCGGCGTCCACCAGTCGCCGAGCAGGTCGACGGTCCGCGCTACCGAGCAGGGCCATTCATGGAACGGGGTTCTTTTCACCACGGACTGCATAGCAGGTTGCACAAGTGAACGCACTCTGCAACTATCAGTCTCGCTAGTGAACTGACTACGTTCTGCCGGGACGACGTCCCGAAGGAGGCCGCATGAACCCGCAAGATTCCTCCCAGGCATTCGCCGCCTTTGCCGAAGCGTTCGAGGTCGGTTTCGCGTCGCGAGACTGGACCCCGGTGGACCGCATGATGACCGACGACGTGGTCTGGTCGCTGGCCGAGCTGCCGCCGCCGGTCGGAGGCACCCATGTCGGACGACAACAGGCCATCGATGCGATCCGCCTCAGCACCGACACGTTCGACCGTCGTTTCGACCGGCGCGAGCCGGTGATCACCGACGGTCCGCGCGAGATTCCCGGCGGCATCCACATGACGTGGGCCGTGACGTACACGCGCGACGGTCTGCCGCCGTTCGTGCTGCTCGGCGAAGAATGGGACCTGTTCCGTGACGGCAAGCTCGAGGTGCATCGCGAACGCGTCCACAACCTGGCCGAGATGTGGACGTACGTGGCCAATCACAACGACCGGCTCGCTCCGGTCGCGCCCTGACGCGGAGGCTTGCGATGATCGTCCGATGGATCACCGGCCTCGTGTATTCGCGAGGACTGCGCGCGCTCGAGCGCGGAGACCTCGATTCGCTGCTCGCCAACTTCTCCGAGAGCTGCACGCTCACGTTCGCCGGTGACTCGCCGCTTGGCGCGAAGCTTTCGACAGCGGCGGAGCTCCGCCTGTGGTTCGAGCGCTTTCGGCGGCTGCTTCCCGAGCCGCGCTTCGAAATCCGCCGGCTCGTGATCAGCGGGCCTCCGTGGAACCAGCGCCTGGCGTCGCATGCGATCATTCGCAGCACCGTCGGCGGCGAGCCGTACGAGAATCAGTTCGGGCATTTCCTCACGCTGCGCTGGGGAAAAGTCGTCGACGACCTGATCATCGAGGATACGCAGATGTG
Coding sequences:
- the dksA gene encoding RNA polymerase-binding protein DksA; this encodes MFRTPFTAEQLEMFRRLLHAQRSQLMEDAGKTVTRMGDVAETFPDPTDRAAWESDSTRDLRIRDRERKLIDKIEETLRRIDDGTFGECEECGEVISIGRLKARPVTTLCIACKAEQEAGELKPNRI
- the larC gene encoding nickel pincer cofactor biosynthesis protein LarC translates to MKIAHFEAASGIAGDMTVASLLDAGATRGLSLARLREALLAVPLGHYRIAASEVEVGGIRALHFDVEIEHAAHSHHRHWPDIREMLETGRQRGLPEGAFSRAVAIFEVLARAEAKVHGVSIDDVHFHEVGAVDSIVDIVGAAWCLDQLGIDACTVATIPTGSGFVDTEHGRLAIPAPATAALLAGFDVKAGDGEGELVTPTGAAILAAMAKPMRPIMTLEQVGCGAGTMRLRDRPNVLRVFIGNADEASDANVVVIEADIDDMTPAALAHACERLRADGARDVSVLPLQMKKNRLGMRVSVLADYGLLEKLSASLMLHTSSIGVRYRAAGRSVLARRIDVVETEFGKIRVKTVVRPDGSESAEPEFEDVARAAIAAAKPFADVRAAALKS
- the bioD gene encoding dethiobiotin synthase yields the protein MSARGIFLTGTDTGAGKTMVSCAILRALARRGINVAACKPVETGCRTEDGELVGSDCVRMAAASGQKPADVAAYLFAEPAAPLVAAEAEGRTIERDRLIAHFKRIASSADFVLVESAGGLMVPLAEGCTTRDLVIDLGLPVVCVVASRLGCINHALLTFQALRNSGIVPVGFVMNEVAFDEEFALAIKTNRAVIGRFAETTDLGSMPFVAEDRRDDLEHLADLAEQHLDLDAMLGR
- the bioA gene encoding adenosylmethionine--8-amino-7-oxononanoate transaminase; this translates as MTELPAGSALPPIADEVATARASELLADDRRHLWHPFTQTSEWLSYDPIIVESAEGFWLTDTAGRRYLDGVSSLWCNVHGHGHPAIVAALHAQLDRLQHSTMLGLSHVPAIELARRLVEITPAPLTRVFYSDSGSTSVEVALRMAFQYQLQRGQPGRSRFVTLSEAYHGDTIGSVSLGFSEPFHRGYEPITFRVSKFDPPYLCEPIAGRGACDETSLEAASSVSLARLEALLQREGETVAAVVFEPLVQGAAGIWPQPASFVRGVRELCDRFGCLMVCDEVATGFGRTGTMFAVEQAGISPDILCLAKGITGGYLPLAATLATEDVYEAFSGRPSEYRALFHGHTYGGNPLGCAAAIASLDVFRTENTLAHAARAAIRLAELLADHIAPLSCTGPVRQVGLMVGFDLWRDPERGVRFDTDERRAHRAVLIARESGVIVRPLGDTMVLMPPLSLPEPLLEQLVVTVARAVELATR
- the bioF gene encoding 8-amino-7-oxononanoate synthase, with the translated sequence MATSIQSAADLCEALDAARARPDFDSVLAEELRAVDDRGLLRRLRVIGGAQNGTVLVDGREAVLLCSNNYLGLANHPEVVEAAARATRAFGASAVSSRLISGHMTAHADLEERIAAWKSSEAALLFSTGYHANVGVICSLVGAGDVVVSDELNHASIIDGCRLSRARVAIYRHNDVESLRETLAGCADARRVLVITESVFSMDGDAAPLAAIADAAGEHGAWLMVDEAHAAGVFGPNGAGLAAELGLASRIDIHMGTLGKALASFGSYVAGSRRLIDHLINRARPFIFTTGLPPSAAAAAGAALDVIAREPERAAGLRARARALGQSLRDAGLDVPNLDSQILPVMVGDARRAVAAAARLLELGYYVAAIRPPTVPAGTSRLRLSLMATHTSEQIAGAASALASVLRDVHD
- a CDS encoding BON domain-containing protein, with translation MESRSKAKRSDPSSGKNDPPSAKKKKAPGANHSGDVPDDSDAADATLALDPGSMEDEEIAASIREQFREEVGDDLAGVAVTCRRGCITLVGEVASEELREVARLIVEDENGLEVHDRILVSQIAGESPGETEEGERPLPDDIRIVQDDIDAEDVSGDILEVEDEGVGFMAPSRPVPER
- a CDS encoding helix-turn-helix domain-containing protein, producing the protein MKRTPFHEWPCSVARTVDLLGDWWTPLVIREAFLGATRFEEFQKGLSIGRNVLTQRLTRLVAEGLLERRQYQDKPRRFEYLLTEKGSDFFDVMLALLRWGDRWLDKGAGPPLLIRHKPCGHVGRAESRCPKCDQPLRWNDVDLEPGPGLTPELAAGFVATARSRRTKKPVLSVPEPDATEP
- a CDS encoding nuclear transport factor 2 family protein; amino-acid sequence: MIVRWITGLVYSRGLRALERGDLDSLLANFSESCTLTFAGDSPLGAKLSTAAELRLWFERFRRLLPEPRFEIRRLVISGPPWNQRLASHAIIRSTVGGEPYENQFGHFLTLRWGKVVDDLIIEDTQMWERACRRLIAAGVDEAAEKPMWPVAVPARSYATAPAAAAASR